The following coding sequences are from one Salinicoccus sp. Bachu38 window:
- a CDS encoding formyl transferase gives MKRIMMICTLGVTSSYIYNNVTKEFPIDEVVVVGKGSRKVFLKRRIKRLGLPKVMGQIIFSLYSKIFLKKEADARIQTIQKMYGLDDADIPEDRITHIASVNSEEMKNRIREMNPDLILINGTPIIKGEILSVTDAKFVNIHVGITPKYRGVHGGYWALYNNDAELAGVTTHFVDEGIDSGEVLDQKVIEVTEDDNFLTYSHLQEAYALVDYNKIIGSILDDTFKVKEPLTRESALWSHPTIFSYLYGRTIKKVK, from the coding sequence GTGAAAAGGATAATGATGATCTGTACTTTGGGGGTCACTTCCAGCTATATATACAACAATGTAACCAAGGAGTTTCCCATCGATGAAGTTGTGGTTGTAGGAAAAGGAAGCAGGAAGGTGTTTTTGAAGAGAAGGATAAAGCGGCTGGGTCTGCCGAAGGTGATGGGTCAAATCATTTTCTCACTATACTCCAAAATCTTCTTGAAAAAGGAAGCAGATGCAAGAATCCAGACCATACAGAAGATGTATGGTTTGGATGACGCTGATATACCGGAGGACAGGATAACGCATATAGCTTCAGTCAATTCGGAAGAGATGAAGAATAGGATAAGGGAAATGAATCCTGATCTGATCCTCATCAATGGAACGCCGATAATAAAGGGCGAGATTTTAAGTGTCACAGACGCTAAGTTTGTAAACATACATGTGGGCATCACTCCGAAATATAGAGGGGTTCACGGGGGCTACTGGGCACTGTACAACAATGATGCAGAACTTGCGGGTGTAACGACACATTTCGTGGATGAAGGGATAGATTCAGGAGAGGTACTTGATCAGAAAGTGATAGAAGTGACTGAGGATGACAACTTTCTGACCTACTCGCATCTACAGGAGGCATATGCCCTGGTAGACTACAACAAGATCATCGGGTCCATTTTGGATGACACTTTCAAAGTGAAAGAGCCTTTGACACGGGAGAGTGCACTTTGGTCCCATCCCACGATTTTCAGCTATCTCTACGGACGGACGATAAAGAAGGTTAAATAG
- a CDS encoding YveK family protein, with amino-acid sequence MEDSVNVERAWAIIKKNVASIITSMLLVGILAALITYFVMTPKYEAETQMLVSSPGDAVVVDFENIETNLQLIHTYRDIMLSKTILEDVITNLELEETVKELSKQVSVTNQDQSQVLSIRVVDESAEEAVAISNEIAQVFQERIVEIMYVDNLSIYAPASIGPDMEPVSPQPLLNIALGLFAGLMLGLILAFARDHFDKSIKNEGDVRKVLDLPVVGSIAKFED; translated from the coding sequence ATGGAAGATTCAGTAAACGTTGAGAGGGCCTGGGCGATCATCAAAAAGAATGTGGCATCCATCATTACTTCGATGCTGCTGGTGGGCATACTCGCTGCGCTCATCACCTATTTTGTCATGACGCCGAAGTACGAAGCAGAAACACAGATGCTGGTCAGTTCGCCGGGGGATGCTGTGGTGGTGGATTTCGAGAATATCGAAACGAACCTGCAGCTGATCCACACCTACAGGGATATCATGTTGAGCAAGACGATACTCGAGGATGTAATCACCAATCTCGAATTGGAAGAGACTGTGAAGGAGCTTTCCAAGCAGGTTTCCGTCACCAACCAGGATCAGTCGCAAGTGTTGTCCATCAGGGTCGTTGACGAGTCGGCGGAAGAGGCGGTAGCGATTTCCAATGAAATTGCGCAAGTCTTCCAGGAAAGAATCGTTGAAATCATGTATGTGGATAATCTCTCCATCTATGCACCGGCGAGTATCGGGCCGGATATGGAGCCGGTATCACCACAGCCTCTCTTGAACATCGCACTCGGCCTGTTTGCCGGATTGATGCTCGGTCTGATTTTGGCCTTCGCAAGAGACCATTTCGACAAGTCAATCAAGAATGAAGGGGATGTACGGAAAGTTCTCGATTTGCCAGTGGTCGGGTCAATCGCGAAATTTGAAGATTAA
- a CDS encoding sugar transferase: MLKIKRALDFVISTFCLLVLLPLLVITGGMIKITMPGPLFFRQRRVGLHHKLFDIYKFRSMKVDESAERNFDFAKDAERLTKFGKIIRRLKIDELPQLMNVLKGDMSLVGPRPTVEEQTKEYDAYQQKRLEMRPGMTGLAQVNGNTHLTWEERIEYDVAYVKHYSLWLDVKILLKTVLIVLFGEGSFKRNPKRT; the protein is encoded by the coding sequence TTGCTTAAAATTAAAAGAGCTTTGGACTTTGTCATCAGTACATTCTGCCTATTGGTGCTTCTGCCACTGCTGGTCATTACCGGCGGCATGATCAAGATCACGATGCCCGGTCCGCTTTTCTTCAGGCAGCGACGCGTCGGACTGCATCACAAATTATTCGATATATACAAGTTCCGGAGCATGAAGGTGGACGAGTCGGCCGAGAGGAATTTCGATTTCGCCAAGGATGCGGAAAGACTGACGAAATTCGGGAAGATTATCCGGCGTCTCAAGATCGATGAGCTGCCCCAGCTGATGAATGTACTCAAAGGGGATATGAGCCTTGTGGGGCCACGTCCGACGGTCGAGGAGCAGACGAAGGAATATGACGCGTACCAGCAGAAGCGCCTGGAAATGCGTCCCGGCATGACGGGGCTGGCCCAGGTCAACGGGAATACACACCTGACATGGGAAGAGCGGATTGAATACGATGTGGCGTATGTGAAGCACTACTCCCTGTGGCTGGATGTGAAAATCCTACTGAAAACGGTACTGATTGTCCTCTTTGGTGAGGGCAGCTTTAAAAGGAATCCGAAAAGGACTTGA
- a CDS encoding DegT/DnrJ/EryC1/StrS family aminotransferase yields the protein MGNQKIHLSSPHMGGTEEKYVQEAFDTNWIAPLGNNVNEFEKQVKSYTGIRAACALSSGTAGIHIALDLLGVKQGDIVFCSSLTFIASANPILYLGAEPVFIDSDLESWNMSPIALEKAFKAYEKKGQLPKAVVIVNLYGQSAKMDELMAICDKYEVAVVEDAAESLGSKYKGRMSGTFGKFGIFSFNGNKIITTSGGGMIISDDKELIKKSLKKATQSRDQAKHYQHSEVGYNYRLSNISAGIGRGQMEVLNQRVEQKRTIFNRYAKAFENIGGIEPMPEMENTLHNRWLSVFTIGSSELDIRPSEIIEYLAKFHIETRPVWKPMHMQPLFEDCAYFSEDEDNAKCLFENGICLPSDTKMTEGEQISVINRMLEVLK from the coding sequence ATGGGCAATCAGAAAATTCATTTGTCCTCCCCACATATGGGAGGAACAGAAGAAAAGTATGTACAAGAGGCGTTTGATACTAACTGGATTGCTCCTTTGGGTAATAATGTCAATGAATTTGAGAAACAAGTCAAGTCCTACACTGGTATCCGAGCTGCTTGTGCGTTATCCAGTGGTACGGCTGGCATACATATAGCACTCGACCTTTTGGGAGTGAAGCAAGGTGATATTGTATTTTGTTCCTCTCTCACGTTTATTGCAAGTGCTAATCCTATCCTTTATTTAGGTGCCGAACCGGTCTTCATCGATTCTGATTTAGAGAGCTGGAACATGTCACCTATTGCGCTGGAAAAAGCATTCAAGGCTTATGAAAAAAAAGGACAATTGCCAAAAGCAGTTGTTATCGTTAATCTTTATGGGCAGTCAGCAAAGATGGACGAACTTATGGCCATTTGTGATAAATATGAAGTTGCTGTTGTGGAAGATGCGGCAGAGTCACTTGGTTCAAAATATAAGGGGAGAATGAGTGGAACATTTGGTAAGTTTGGTATATTTTCTTTCAATGGGAACAAAATTATTACGACTTCCGGTGGTGGCATGATTATATCTGATGACAAAGAGTTAATCAAAAAGTCATTGAAAAAAGCGACTCAGTCGAGGGATCAGGCAAAGCACTATCAGCATAGTGAAGTCGGTTATAATTATCGATTAAGTAATATCAGTGCTGGCATAGGTAGAGGGCAGATGGAAGTACTTAATCAACGTGTGGAACAAAAAAGGACCATATTTAATCGGTATGCAAAGGCTTTCGAAAACATAGGAGGAATAGAACCAATGCCAGAAATGGAGAATACGCTACACAATCGATGGCTCTCTGTGTTTACTATTGGTTCAAGTGAACTTGATATTCGTCCTAGTGAAATCATTGAATATCTCGCGAAATTTCATATAGAAACGCGTCCAGTTTGGAAGCCGATGCACATGCAACCTCTATTCGAGGATTGCGCCTATTTTAGTGAAGATGAAGATAATGCAAAATGTTTATTTGAAAATGGCATATGTCTACCTTCTGATACTAAAATGACTGAAGGTGAACAAATTTCAGTAATCAACAGAATGTTGGAGGTTCTCAAATGA
- a CDS encoding polysaccharide deacetylase family protein: MKNGTFIISLDFELYWGYLGITDYNKQFKRFYQTRDIASEMIKLFEKNEMKVTWSTVGFLMVENSKELNELTHHIAKPKYSRRELDNYFNFNHVVEEENFCEGVFFANDIVEELKNSKYQTIGTHSFSHYYCLEDGQTVHEFADDLRIAKEIADEKGIEMSSIVFPRNQFDRDYLNLLKKYGIDTYRGTPDHLIFRPRRHDNYFIRGMRLVDTYLNITGNLTHEHPSPYEELYNIKASRFLKPQNKTNRVMRALQLRRIKNEMTAAAKNNHYYHIWWHPHNFSVSPEENFRFLEDIIDHFKTLEKEYNFSSESMESYVEKVRA; encoded by the coding sequence ATGAAAAATGGTACGTTTATCATCTCGCTGGATTTCGAATTGTATTGGGGCTATTTGGGGATTACCGACTACAACAAACAATTCAAACGATTTTATCAGACACGGGATATTGCTTCAGAGATGATCAAACTATTTGAAAAAAATGAGATGAAAGTAACTTGGTCTACGGTTGGTTTTCTGATGGTGGAAAATTCTAAGGAATTGAATGAACTTACACACCATATAGCCAAACCAAAATATAGTAGACGGGAGCTTGATAATTATTTTAATTTCAACCATGTCGTTGAAGAAGAGAATTTCTGCGAAGGTGTCTTCTTTGCGAATGACATAGTAGAAGAGCTGAAGAACAGTAAGTATCAAACCATCGGAACCCATAGTTTTTCACACTACTATTGCCTGGAGGATGGTCAGACGGTTCATGAATTTGCAGACGACCTTAGGATTGCTAAAGAGATTGCGGATGAGAAGGGGATTGAGATGAGCAGTATCGTGTTTCCAAGGAACCAGTTCGACAGGGACTATCTTAATCTCTTGAAAAAATACGGTATCGATACCTACAGGGGGACACCGGACCACCTTATCTTCAGACCGAGAAGGCATGATAACTATTTCATCCGGGGAATGCGGCTGGTAGACACGTACTTAAACATTACGGGGAACCTTACACATGAACATCCTTCCCCTTATGAAGAGTTGTACAACATAAAGGCGAGCCGTTTCCTCAAGCCTCAGAATAAGACCAACCGGGTGATGCGGGCCCTGCAGCTGAGGAGGATAAAAAATGAAATGACTGCGGCTGCGAAGAACAATCATTACTACCACATCTGGTGGCATCCGCATAATTTCTCAGTGTCTCCAGAGGAGAATTTCCGATTCCTGGAGGATATCATCGATCATTTTAAAACATTAGAGAAGGAATACAATTTCAGTTCCGAAAGCATGGAATCATATGTGGAGAAGGTGAGAGCATAG
- a CDS encoding sugar transferase, with protein MIKRLFDFTASSIGLAVASPILLGTTLLVKKKLGSPVLFKQTRPGLRGKPFELYKFRTMIDGKDENGMLLPDEERLTETGKFIRKYSLDELPQLINVIKGEISLVGPRPLLMEYLELYDERQMRRHEVKPGITGWAQVNGRNAISWEEKFELDVWYVENQSFLLDMKILYLTLLKVLKSEGINQDGQVTIEKFKGRKEAEPV; from the coding sequence ATGATTAAAAGACTTTTTGATTTCACTGCTTCTTCTATAGGTCTTGCTGTGGCTTCCCCTATTTTATTAGGTACCACATTACTGGTTAAAAAGAAGCTTGGCTCCCCTGTTCTTTTTAAGCAGACTCGCCCTGGACTTCGCGGAAAGCCGTTTGAACTATACAAATTCAGAACGATGATTGATGGCAAAGATGAAAATGGCATGCTACTTCCAGATGAAGAACGTTTGACTGAGACCGGCAAGTTCATTAGAAAATATAGTTTGGATGAACTGCCTCAACTTATCAATGTAATCAAAGGGGAGATAAGCCTAGTAGGTCCACGTCCCTTACTTATGGAATATCTCGAATTGTATGATGAACGTCAGATGCGCCGTCATGAAGTGAAGCCTGGAATTACAGGGTGGGCACAAGTGAATGGTAGAAACGCAATATCTTGGGAAGAAAAATTTGAACTGGATGTGTGGTACGTGGAAAATCAGTCGTTTTTACTTGATATGAAGATTCTCTACCTTACATTGCTGAAAGTGCTCAAAAGTGAAGGCATCAACCAAGATGGCCAAGTGACCATAGAGAAATTCAAAGGAAGAAAAGAAGCAGAGCCGGTATGA
- a CDS encoding transposase, translating to METENNDKAAALIEKIFDAEKEKVGALQIKMYLENDYGIIMNRKKIRRLMKNII from the coding sequence ATGGAAACGGAAAATAACGACAAAGCTGCGGCATTGATTGAAAAGATCTTTGATGCGGAAAAAGAAAAGGTCGGTGCCCTCCAGATCAAAATGTATTTGGAGAATGATTACGGCATCATCATGAATCGCAAAAAGATCCGACGATTGATGAAAAATATCATTTGA
- a CDS encoding PIG-L deacetylase family protein — MNILFFAPHNDDEVLGAGGTIAKYANEGHDVYICEVTNGPNSERVEMLKREAHEAHEVLGVKEAFFLELPMIGLRHIPTGEINAKFHEIVKQVKPEIVFLPHKGDMNFDHAETTYAAMVALRPFNVPNLREILVYETLSETEWNTPTMDNTFVPNVFIDISSTIEKKLAAMECYRSQLKDYPHPRSLEAIRALSMVRGTTICVAHAESFMLIRTIKR, encoded by the coding sequence ATGAACATACTTTTTTTTGCACCACACAACGATGATGAGGTACTGGGCGCAGGGGGGACCATAGCCAAGTATGCCAATGAAGGACATGATGTTTATATTTGTGAAGTGACGAATGGGCCAAACTCTGAAAGAGTTGAGATGTTGAAGAGAGAAGCACACGAGGCTCATGAAGTACTGGGCGTGAAAGAGGCATTTTTTCTGGAACTGCCTATGATTGGACTTAGACATATACCGACAGGTGAAATTAACGCCAAGTTTCATGAAATTGTTAAGCAGGTAAAACCTGAGATTGTTTTTCTTCCGCATAAGGGAGACATGAACTTCGATCATGCGGAAACGACTTATGCAGCCATGGTGGCGCTTCGTCCATTCAACGTCCCTAATCTGCGTGAAATTCTGGTGTATGAGACGTTATCCGAGACCGAATGGAATACGCCGACTATGGACAATACGTTTGTTCCCAATGTCTTTATAGACATTTCAAGCACGATAGAGAAGAAGCTCGCAGCGATGGAGTGTTATCGTTCACAGCTTAAGGATTATCCGCATCCGAGGTCGTTGGAGGCAATTCGTGCATTGTCGATGGTCCGGGGAACCACGATTTGTGTGGCGCATGCAGAAAGCTTTATGCTGATCCGTACGATAAAAAGATAG
- a CDS encoding NeuD/PglB/VioB family sugar acetyltransferase: MKKVILIGNGGHSRVIQEMINKNNAYELIGILDQSVESFYKEESVIYDNTDNLSYYKQEASFVLAIGDNKTRKKIMKENNLEPENFATIIDPSAIVATDVSIGAGTVVMPGAVINTGTIIGNHTIINTRAVVEHDNVIEDFVHISPNATLTGTVRVRNFSHIGAGAIVIPNKTIYENVSVGAGAVVVEDAEKNTVIVGVPAKIIKRRS; this comes from the coding sequence ATGAAAAAAGTAATATTAATTGGAAATGGTGGCCACAGTAGAGTCATTCAGGAAATGATTAATAAAAACAACGCCTATGAATTGATTGGTATACTCGACCAATCAGTGGAATCTTTTTATAAAGAGGAGTCTGTAATTTATGATAATACAGACAATCTCTCTTATTATAAACAGGAAGCATCTTTTGTTCTAGCCATCGGAGATAATAAAACCAGGAAAAAAATAATGAAGGAAAACAACCTTGAACCTGAAAACTTTGCTACTATTATCGATCCTTCAGCAATAGTAGCAACTGACGTCTCTATTGGTGCAGGTACGGTGGTTATGCCTGGAGCAGTTATAAATACAGGTACTATAATTGGAAACCATACAATTATAAATACGCGTGCAGTAGTTGAGCATGACAATGTAATAGAAGATTTTGTCCATATCTCCCCTAATGCAACATTAACCGGAACCGTTCGTGTAAGAAATTTTTCCCATATAGGTGCAGGGGCTATTGTAATACCTAACAAGACGATTTATGAGAATGTGTCAGTCGGTGCCGGTGCAGTAGTCGTTGAAGATGCTGAAAAGAATACTGTTATTGTTGGTGTCCCAGCAAAAATCATTAAAAGGAGATCTTAG
- a CDS encoding methionyl-tRNA formyltransferase, with product MEHVKTILIGSVESSKVVLDGMVVHDYPPEMVFGLDRKYSKNVSGYVDLSVIAEENDIPHMTFKNINDDKVVEEIRLIAPDYIFVVGISQLIKEEIISTAKKGVIGYHPTALPKYRGRAALPWLVLLGEKESKTSLFFIDEGMDSGDIVDQETYLIGEGDYAEDVYHASNEALGRMLRRVLKQMKNDAVEATPQDHEKTTYLLKRTPEDGRIDWSAPAEDVHRLIRATSRPYPGAFSHYRDHKVIIWRASVHPNARYIGIPGQIIRSDSMSIDVLCTDGILRIEDYEVDEDVRFVDGNKFK from the coding sequence ATGGAACATGTCAAAACGATCCTTATAGGATCGGTTGAATCAAGCAAGGTTGTACTCGATGGAATGGTGGTGCATGACTATCCGCCGGAAATGGTATTTGGTCTGGACAGGAAATATTCGAAGAACGTCTCCGGGTATGTGGACCTCTCCGTCATCGCGGAGGAGAATGATATCCCCCACATGACGTTCAAGAATATTAATGACGATAAGGTCGTGGAGGAGATCCGTTTGATTGCACCGGACTATATCTTCGTCGTGGGAATTTCACAATTGATCAAGGAGGAGATCATCAGTACGGCTAAAAAGGGCGTCATCGGTTATCACCCGACGGCACTGCCGAAGTACAGGGGCAGGGCGGCGCTGCCCTGGCTGGTGCTCCTTGGGGAGAAGGAATCGAAGACGTCCTTGTTCTTCATCGATGAAGGGATGGATTCGGGCGACATCGTCGATCAGGAAACCTACCTGATTGGTGAGGGGGATTATGCGGAGGATGTCTACCATGCTTCGAATGAAGCCCTCGGACGGATGCTTAGACGGGTGCTGAAGCAGATGAAAAATGATGCAGTGGAAGCGACGCCCCAGGATCATGAGAAGACGACCTACCTGCTGAAGCGTACGCCGGAAGACGGCAGAATCGACTGGAGTGCACCCGCTGAAGATGTACATAGGCTGATCCGTGCGACTTCAAGGCCGTACCCCGGTGCCTTTTCTCACTACAGGGACCATAAGGTCATTATATGGCGCGCGAGCGTGCATCCGAATGCACGCTATATTGGTATACCTGGACAGATCATCCGTTCCGATTCCATGTCGATCGATGTACTGTGCACGGATGGCATACTGCGTATTGAAGATTATGAAGTGGATGAGGATGTCAGATTCGTCGACGGGAATAAATTCAAATAA
- a CDS encoding IS3 family transposase, whose product MESFFGHFKDRGDHKACPSFESLQHAVGNYINKYNNEIYQW is encoded by the coding sequence ATGGAATCCTTCTTTGGTCACTTTAAAGACAGGGGGGACCATAAAGCCTGCCCGTCCTTTGAATCATTGCAGCATGCAGTTGGCAATTATATCAACAAGTATAATAATGAAATATACCAATGGTGA
- a CDS encoding nucleotide sugar dehydrogenase — MKLTTIGLGYIGLPTSIMFAKHGVDVLGVDIKQEAVDMLNAGKIHIEEPGLQDALEAVIEQGTFRASTTPEEADVYIIAVPTPNNDDQFKSCDISIVMSGVKSIVPLLKKGDTVIVESTIAPRTMDDNVAPYLEEQGFTIGEDIFLVHCPERVLPGKIMEELIYNNRIIGGMTPACVEAGKKVYGTFVKGEMIETNAKTAEMSKLMENTYRDVNIALANELAKICNHLDINVHEVIEMANKHPRVNLHTPGPGVGGHCLAVDPYFIIAEAPEKSPLIQQAREINKSMPAYVFDYTKEILSKLDGAKVTVFGLTYKGDVDDIRESPAFDIYELLRKDEKLDVVAYDPHVKMDWVEKDVKKAVADSSLVLVLSDHSQFKEMTDDDFSTMKDAYIFDTKNVMKHDFKEVNYYNYGNIQKIKEDIHLKFNVVL, encoded by the coding sequence ATGAAATTGACGACAATAGGTTTAGGATACATCGGTCTGCCGACATCGATCATGTTCGCGAAGCATGGTGTGGATGTCCTCGGTGTGGATATCAAGCAGGAAGCAGTGGATATGCTGAATGCTGGCAAGATTCATATCGAAGAGCCGGGCCTACAGGATGCGCTGGAGGCAGTAATCGAACAGGGGACTTTCCGTGCATCCACGACACCGGAAGAAGCGGATGTCTACATCATCGCCGTGCCGACACCGAATAATGATGATCAATTCAAATCCTGTGACATCTCCATCGTCATGTCCGGCGTGAAGAGTATCGTACCGCTGCTGAAGAAGGGCGATACGGTCATTGTGGAATCCACGATTGCACCCCGCACGATGGATGATAATGTTGCACCATACCTTGAAGAGCAGGGCTTCACCATTGGTGAGGACATCTTCCTCGTTCACTGTCCAGAACGCGTCCTGCCCGGCAAGATCATGGAGGAGCTCATCTACAACAACCGCATCATCGGCGGCATGACGCCGGCCTGTGTGGAAGCCGGCAAGAAGGTCTACGGCACATTCGTCAAAGGCGAGATGATCGAAACGAATGCCAAGACGGCAGAGATGTCCAAGCTGATGGAGAATACCTACCGTGATGTGAACATTGCATTGGCCAACGAACTGGCAAAGATCTGTAATCATCTCGACATCAACGTACATGAAGTCATCGAAATGGCGAACAAGCATCCGCGTGTGAATCTGCATACTCCAGGACCGGGTGTGGGCGGCCACTGTCTGGCGGTTGATCCATACTTCATCATTGCCGAAGCACCAGAGAAATCCCCACTGATCCAGCAGGCGCGGGAGATCAATAAATCCATGCCGGCATATGTCTTCGATTATACGAAGGAAATCCTCTCCAAGCTTGATGGCGCGAAGGTCACTGTCTTCGGTCTCACGTACAAGGGCGACGTGGATGATATCCGTGAATCTCCGGCATTCGACATCTACGAACTGCTCAGGAAGGATGAGAAACTCGATGTCGTGGCCTACGATCCACACGTCAAGATGGACTGGGTGGAAAAAGATGTGAAGAAGGCGGTCGCCGACAGCTCGCTGGTACTGGTACTGAGTGACCACAGCCAGTTCAAGGAAATGACGGATGACGACTTCTCCACGATGAAGGACGCCTACATCTTCGATACGAAGAACGTCATGAAGCACGACTTCAAAGAAGTGAACTACTATAACTATGGAAATATCCAGAAAATCAAAGAAGATATTCACCTGAAATTTAATGTAGTATTGTAA
- a CDS encoding CpsD/CapB family tyrosine-protein kinase: MNRKKMNKIENTTPRSMVVANQPHATVSEQFRILRTNITYSGVDHPIRSVLFTSAIAGAGKSTIAANMAVAYAQAGVKTLLVDGDLRRPTTHYTFEVPNRKGLSKAIIDHVPPEDMVTKTEFDKLDLMTSGPIPPNPSELLASKSMEALMNALAINYEMVIIDSPPLLSVTDSQLLCKQADGVVLITDVENNDRNELLEAKDLLDKAGANIIGVVLNNREERRGPNEAYYYAEPVTES, from the coding sequence ATGAACAGGAAGAAAATGAACAAAATTGAAAATACGACGCCCAGGAGCATGGTCGTGGCCAACCAGCCGCATGCGACTGTGAGTGAACAATTCCGGATACTGCGGACAAATATCACGTATTCGGGTGTAGATCATCCAATACGGTCGGTGCTGTTCACCTCCGCCATAGCGGGGGCGGGAAAGTCGACGATTGCCGCCAACATGGCGGTCGCCTATGCACAGGCAGGAGTGAAGACGCTATTGGTGGATGGGGATCTGAGGCGGCCGACAACCCATTATACGTTTGAAGTCCCGAACAGAAAGGGGCTGTCCAAGGCGATTATTGACCATGTGCCGCCAGAGGATATGGTCACAAAGACCGAATTCGATAAACTCGACCTGATGACTTCCGGTCCGATTCCACCAAATCCGTCGGAACTTCTGGCATCGAAAAGCATGGAAGCTTTGATGAATGCACTGGCAATCAACTACGAAATGGTGATCATCGATTCGCCACCACTGTTGTCGGTGACGGATTCCCAGCTTCTATGCAAGCAGGCGGATGGCGTAGTGCTCATCACCGATGTGGAGAACAATGACCGCAACGAGTTGCTGGAAGCGAAGGACCTGTTGGATAAGGCGGGTGCGAACATTATCGGAGTGGTTCTCAATAACCGGGAGGAAAGGCGCGGTCCGAACGAAGCATACTACTATGCAGAGCCGGTTACGGAGAGCTGA
- a CDS encoding glycosyltransferase yields the protein MQKKIIEEVTSSRSVLLVEKQVQSIENNGYKVKVVCNKEFDKIYDENSMNSPSHERRNNIFKDIRSLYNLTRYLNKEQPDIVNFCTPKVGIMGMAAGCLNHIKTRVYVQSGLHSAADRRLKKAFLYSTERLTCLLSTHVIVTSDSLEQELMQQKIVNPRKVVRISRGISNGIDLEKFNNANLDNEKQEVLKDTLGIGPSDFVIGYVGKLTKGKGVNELVEAFEKLSSEYNHLKLLLIGNFEDNDPAGKVVKERIINNSNIFHHPKITDVEYYYNMMNLFVFPCQQKELGIVSLEAQAMRVPVVTFNSPGTRDALMPNTTGLITENNTSESLGESIEYLIENPKIRKRMVQDTRPFVLENFEKKRMEEQLFEFYDAIREQDNYEIEENHQVTDT from the coding sequence ATGCAGAAGAAGATTATTGAAGAGGTCACTTCTTCCCGCAGTGTACTGCTGGTTGAGAAACAGGTACAGTCTATTGAAAATAACGGCTATAAGGTTAAAGTTGTTTGTAACAAAGAGTTTGACAAGATTTATGATGAGAATAGCATGAATAGCCCCTCTCATGAGAGGCGGAATAATATCTTCAAGGATATACGAAGCCTATATAATTTGACCCGTTACTTGAATAAGGAGCAGCCAGATATCGTTAATTTCTGTACTCCAAAAGTCGGTATTATGGGAATGGCAGCTGGGTGTTTGAACCACATCAAAACCCGCGTATATGTGCAGAGTGGGCTGCATTCTGCAGCAGACAGAAGGTTGAAAAAAGCATTCCTCTATTCGACGGAGAGGTTGACATGTCTGCTCAGTACCCATGTGATTGTTACTTCGGACAGTCTGGAGCAAGAACTCATGCAACAGAAAATAGTCAACCCGCGAAAAGTTGTCAGAATCAGCAGAGGAATCAGCAACGGAATTGATTTGGAAAAATTCAACAATGCTAACTTGGATAATGAGAAGCAGGAAGTCCTCAAAGATACCCTAGGTATAGGTCCTTCCGATTTCGTCATTGGTTACGTCGGTAAGTTGACCAAGGGGAAGGGGGTCAATGAGCTGGTGGAAGCATTCGAGAAACTAAGTAGTGAATACAATCATCTTAAATTGCTGCTCATTGGGAACTTTGAAGATAACGACCCGGCAGGAAAAGTTGTCAAAGAAAGGATCATTAATAATTCCAATATTTTTCACCATCCTAAAATAACCGATGTGGAATACTATTACAACATGATGAACCTGTTTGTTTTTCCTTGCCAACAAAAGGAATTGGGGATTGTAAGCCTAGAAGCTCAAGCGATGCGCGTGCCTGTGGTCACTTTCAACTCTCCTGGTACCAGAGATGCATTGATGCCCAATACAACAGGACTGATTACCGAGAATAACACTTCTGAAAGTCTTGGGGAGTCAATCGAATACCTCATTGAAAATCCGAAGATACGAAAGCGAATGGTGCAGGATACACGTCCGTTTGTTTTAGAAAACTTTGAAAAGAAGCGTATGGAGGAGCAACTTTTTGAATTTTATGATGCGATTAGAGAACAAGACAATTATGAGATTGAAGAGAATCATCAAGTCACTGACACATGA